A window of Streptomyces sp. SAI-127 contains these coding sequences:
- a CDS encoding SpoIIE family protein phosphatase yields MTGSVEDPDPTAGRLAALLIDASTEAISAAGGHAGGVYLRSRTPGLLRLAALSGLPGPLFRPWWRLHSDRPFPVADAYRLGVQVVLPNATETMRRYPQFAAGLPFQFGSLYVPVVGGSTTYGVLTVLRPAVADAAEVLPEHDRVVRLAQELGAALRGLEEANPDQVAWDGEPVCLRPPTASASLGRAGRFAWDPETADITLDEDLHTLLGVPPSEFPGTVEAFAEAVAPSDAHRILATLRDTAAGRPPALPLYLRAEDGALRLLDLWNAYEPPAAPAVRGVVVAPGPGPTADSAADLLPDGVFCVDRLGLVVYANPRAAQLLGRPRAELVGRDLWEAVPWLGRPDFEDHLRAALLTPDPVHFHLVRPPAQESETRPAAQGTGSPLSAQGTGSPLAAQDAGSPLAARDAGSPLTARDAGSPLTARDAGSPLTARDAGSPLTARDAGSPLTARDAGSPLTARDAGSPRSAQDTRPPPSAQDAESAQPPYEGDLLALSVHPGPDRLTCTVRPASRVKDSPEGQETAELSETGMSALAPLYRPIALAIALTEAVTARQVSAVVMRELLPAFGGRRLAIYLLQERHLYLEWETGFPKGFLAPFEGVDLGTHLPGVETLTTGRPLFFDSMEQLTAAYPGIPLDATEGARAFLPLISSGRAVGSCILGFDRPRSFSTEERTVLTALAGLIAHAMEKAQRYESETALARGLQQALLPRRLAAHPQLETTGRYLPGTAGMEVGGDWYDVVESGDGLALVIGDVQGHGVQAAATMGQLRSAVRAFALGDRPPDEVMSSTNHLLTDLDPGLFASCCYIRLDPATGVARAARAGHPPPLLRSPDGRTRVLDLPGGVVLGVDPRARYPVTELRMEPGAILALYTDGLVERPGSDIDEGITALRVALAKAGAPAARPGGRFLAGVADRLTATARHALDRPDDIALLLATRRAAPPPQPH; encoded by the coding sequence ATGACTGGGAGCGTCGAGGACCCAGACCCGACGGCCGGGCGGCTGGCGGCGCTGCTGATCGACGCTTCGACGGAGGCGATCAGTGCGGCCGGCGGCCACGCCGGAGGGGTCTATCTGCGCTCCCGCACGCCCGGGCTACTGCGGCTCGCCGCCCTGTCGGGGCTGCCCGGACCGCTGTTCCGCCCCTGGTGGCGGCTGCACTCCGACCGCCCCTTCCCCGTCGCCGACGCCTACCGGCTCGGTGTCCAGGTGGTCCTGCCGAACGCCACCGAGACCATGCGCCGCTACCCGCAGTTCGCCGCCGGACTGCCGTTCCAGTTCGGCTCGCTCTATGTGCCCGTCGTCGGCGGTTCCACGACCTACGGTGTGCTGACCGTGCTGCGCCCGGCCGTCGCCGACGCCGCCGAGGTACTGCCCGAGCACGACCGCGTCGTGCGCCTCGCCCAGGAGCTGGGGGCGGCGCTGCGGGGGCTGGAGGAGGCGAACCCGGACCAGGTCGCCTGGGACGGCGAGCCCGTCTGTCTGCGGCCGCCGACCGCCTCCGCGTCCTTGGGACGCGCCGGACGCTTCGCCTGGGACCCCGAGACGGCCGACATCACCCTGGACGAGGACCTGCACACCCTCCTGGGCGTGCCGCCCAGTGAGTTCCCCGGCACCGTCGAGGCGTTCGCCGAGGCCGTGGCCCCCAGCGACGCGCACCGCATTCTGGCCACCCTGCGGGACACCGCCGCCGGCCGCCCTCCCGCTCTGCCCCTCTACCTGCGGGCCGAGGACGGCGCGCTGCGCCTGCTGGACCTGTGGAACGCCTACGAGCCGCCCGCCGCACCCGCGGTCCGGGGCGTCGTCGTGGCCCCGGGCCCCGGCCCCACCGCGGACTCGGCGGCCGACCTGCTGCCCGACGGTGTGTTCTGCGTGGACCGGCTGGGTCTGGTCGTGTACGCGAATCCGCGCGCCGCCCAGCTCCTCGGCCGTCCCCGCGCCGAGCTCGTCGGCCGCGACCTGTGGGAAGCCGTGCCCTGGCTGGGCCGTCCCGACTTCGAGGACCACCTGCGGGCGGCGCTCCTCACACCGGACCCGGTCCACTTCCATCTCGTACGCCCGCCCGCGCAGGAGTCCGAGACACGGCCGGCTGCTCAGGGCACCGGGTCACCGCTGTCCGCTCAGGGCACCGGATCACCCCTAGCCGCCCAGGACGCCGGATCACCCCTAGCCGCTCGGGACGCTGGGTCACCCCTGACCGCTCGGGACGCCGGATCACCCCTGACCGCTCGGGACGCCGGATCACCCCTGACCGCTCGGGACGCCGGATCACCCCTGACCGCTCGGGACGCCGGATCACCCCTGACCGCTCGGGACGCCGGATCACCCCTGACCGCTCGGGACGCCGGATCGCCGCGGTCCGCCCAGGACACCCGGCCACCACCGTCCGCCCAGGACGCCGAGTCCGCCCAGCCGCCGTACGAAGGCGACTTGCTCGCGCTGTCGGTGCACCCCGGTCCGGATCGGCTGACCTGCACGGTGCGGCCCGCGAGCCGGGTGAAGGACAGTCCCGAGGGGCAGGAGACCGCCGAGTTGTCCGAGACGGGCATGAGCGCGCTCGCGCCCCTGTACCGTCCGATCGCGCTGGCCATCGCCCTGACCGAGGCGGTCACCGCCCGGCAGGTGTCCGCCGTCGTGATGCGGGAGCTGCTGCCCGCGTTCGGCGGCCGTCGGCTCGCGATCTACCTCCTCCAGGAACGGCACCTCTACCTGGAATGGGAGACCGGCTTCCCCAAGGGCTTCCTCGCGCCCTTCGAGGGAGTGGACCTGGGCACCCACCTGCCCGGCGTGGAGACCCTCACCACCGGTCGTCCGCTGTTCTTCGACTCGATGGAGCAGCTGACGGCCGCCTACCCCGGTATCCCCCTGGACGCGACCGAGGGCGCCCGGGCCTTCCTGCCGCTGATCTCCTCGGGGCGGGCGGTCGGCTCCTGCATCCTCGGCTTCGACCGGCCGCGCAGCTTCAGCACCGAGGAGCGCACGGTGCTCACCGCGCTGGCCGGTCTCATCGCCCACGCCATGGAGAAGGCACAGCGCTACGAGTCGGAGACCGCGCTCGCCCGGGGCCTGCAGCAGGCGCTCCTCCCCCGACGCCTCGCGGCCCACCCACAGCTGGAGACCACCGGGCGCTATCTGCCGGGCACCGCGGGGATGGAGGTCGGCGGCGACTGGTACGACGTCGTCGAGTCCGGTGACGGGCTGGCCCTGGTCATCGGGGACGTCCAGGGGCACGGCGTGCAGGCGGCGGCCACCATGGGCCAGCTGCGCAGCGCGGTCAGGGCGTTCGCGCTCGGCGACCGGCCGCCGGACGAGGTCATGAGCAGCACCAACCATCTCCTCACCGACCTCGATCCCGGCCTGTTCGCCAGTTGCTGCTACATCCGGCTCGACCCCGCCACCGGGGTGGCCAGGGCCGCCCGCGCCGGCCATCCGCCGCCCCTGCTGCGCAGCCCCGACGGCCGCACCCGGGTCCTGGACCTGCCCGGCGGGGTCGTCCTCGGCGTGGACCCGAGGGCCCGCTATCCGGTGACCGAGCTCCGGATGGAACCCGGCGCGATCCTGGCGCTCTACACGGACGGGCTGGTGGAACGGCCCGGCAGCGACATCGACGAGGGGATCACCGCCCTGCGGGTGGCCCTCGCGAAGGCCGGCGCTCCGGCGGCCCGCCCGGGCGGGCGGTTCCTGGCAGGCGTGGCGGACCGGCTCACGGCGACCGCCCGGCACGCCCTGGACCGCCCGGACGACATCGCACTGCTGCTCGCCACCCGGCGCGCGGCGCCCCCGCCCCAGCCGCACTGA
- a CDS encoding SpoIIE family protein phosphatase/ATP-binding protein, producing the protein MVRLLGRSGGGSARRPGGPRSPQTPDGAHDQHEGPPRGSSPTRVERDGARTRRRPGALRAAVGGRSVAGQVFVLQVVIVLLLVVAAVVTLVLQVRHDSTVEARNRSVAVAEAFANAPGTAEALSSPNPSAVLQPRAEAARRATDVDFIVVMDTDGIRYTHPKKDRIGKKFVGNIEPALAGRVVTEDITGTIGPLVQAVVPVKADDGKVVGLVSAGITTAKVGGTANQQLPLLLMAGAVGLALATGGTALVSRRLLRQTHGLGPHEMTRMYEHHDAVLHAVREGVLIVGGEGRLLLANDEAHRLLDLPADAEGRHVLDLALPADTAGLLASGRVATDEVHRVKDRLLAVNQRPTDIQGGPPGSVATLRDSTELRALSGRAEAARERLDMLYDATVGIGTSLDVTRTAEELAELSVPRFSDFATVDLFDAVLSGGQPEAATALRRTALSGIREDAPLYKVGERIPLADAAPQARGITSGRAVLEPRLAEATGWRAQDLERSTQVIEYGIHSLIAVPLRVGDLVLGTVSFWRSDKPQPFDTDEVALAEELVTRAAVSIDNARRYTREHTMAVTLQRSLLPRRLPEQDALDIAYKYLPAQAGVGGDWFDVLPLSGARVALVVGDVVGHGLHAAATMGRLRTAVHNFSALDLPPDELLALLDELVARIDQDEAEESGNSPVTGATCLYAVYDPVSRLCTIARAGHPPPALIHPDGSVEYPDVPAGPPLGLGGLPFETADLELAEGSRLVLYTDGLVEDRERDIDVGLELLRTALEQAGPSPEDTCRAVLDARLPARATDDIALIVARTRALAADRMAEWQVPADPAAVSDVRAAVSRQLALWDLDELAFTSELILSELVTNAIRYGGDPIHVRMLCDRTLICEVFDSSSTSPHLRYAAMTDEGGRGLFLVAQLSDRWGTRYTPEGKVIWAEQPLP; encoded by the coding sequence ATGGTCCGACTCCTGGGCCGCTCCGGGGGCGGGTCGGCCCGTCGCCCCGGCGGCCCCCGCTCACCGCAGACACCCGACGGCGCTCACGACCAGCACGAGGGCCCGCCGAGGGGCAGTTCGCCCACGCGGGTGGAGCGCGACGGGGCCCGGACGCGACGGCGGCCGGGAGCCCTGCGGGCGGCGGTCGGCGGACGCAGCGTGGCCGGACAGGTGTTCGTCCTGCAGGTCGTGATCGTCCTGCTGCTGGTCGTGGCCGCGGTGGTCACGCTGGTGCTCCAGGTGCGGCACGACAGCACAGTGGAGGCCCGCAACCGTTCCGTGGCCGTGGCCGAGGCCTTCGCCAACGCTCCGGGCACCGCGGAGGCCCTCAGCTCCCCCAACCCGTCGGCGGTGCTCCAGCCGCGCGCCGAGGCGGCCCGCCGGGCGACCGACGTGGACTTCATCGTCGTCATGGACACCGACGGCATCCGCTACACGCACCCCAAGAAGGACCGCATCGGAAAGAAGTTCGTCGGGAACATCGAGCCCGCCCTGGCCGGGCGCGTCGTGACCGAGGACATCACGGGAACCATCGGACCGCTCGTGCAGGCCGTCGTCCCCGTCAAGGCGGACGACGGGAAGGTCGTCGGCCTGGTGTCGGCCGGTATCACCACGGCGAAGGTGGGCGGCACCGCGAACCAGCAGCTGCCGCTGCTCCTGATGGCCGGCGCCGTGGGACTCGCCCTCGCCACCGGCGGCACCGCGCTGGTCAGCAGACGGCTGCTGCGCCAGACGCACGGTCTGGGGCCGCACGAGATGACCCGCATGTACGAGCACCACGACGCGGTCCTGCACGCCGTACGGGAGGGCGTGCTCATCGTCGGCGGCGAGGGGCGGCTGCTGCTCGCCAACGACGAGGCCCACCGGCTGCTCGACCTGCCCGCCGACGCAGAGGGCCGGCACGTCCTCGACCTCGCCCTGCCCGCCGACACCGCCGGGCTGCTGGCCTCCGGGCGGGTGGCCACCGACGAGGTGCACCGGGTCAAGGACCGGCTCCTGGCGGTCAACCAGCGGCCCACCGACATCCAGGGCGGCCCACCCGGCAGCGTCGCCACCCTGCGCGACTCGACCGAGCTGCGCGCCCTGTCCGGGCGCGCCGAGGCGGCCCGCGAACGCCTCGACATGCTGTACGACGCCACGGTGGGCATCGGGACGAGCCTGGACGTCACCCGCACCGCCGAGGAACTGGCCGAGCTCTCCGTGCCGCGGTTCTCGGACTTCGCCACCGTCGACCTGTTCGACGCGGTGCTCAGCGGCGGCCAGCCGGAGGCGGCGACCGCCCTGCGCCGCACCGCGCTCAGCGGGATCCGCGAGGACGCCCCGCTGTACAAGGTCGGTGAGCGGATCCCCCTGGCCGACGCCGCTCCCCAGGCCCGCGGCATCACCAGCGGCCGGGCCGTCCTGGAGCCCCGTCTCGCCGAGGCCACCGGGTGGCGCGCGCAGGACCTGGAGCGCTCCACCCAGGTCATCGAGTACGGCATCCACTCGCTGATCGCCGTCCCCCTGCGGGTCGGCGATCTCGTCCTGGGCACCGTCAGCTTCTGGCGCTCGGACAAGCCCCAGCCCTTCGACACCGACGAGGTCGCCCTCGCCGAGGAGCTCGTGACCCGGGCCGCGGTCTCCATCGACAACGCCCGCCGCTACACCCGCGAGCACACCATGGCGGTCACGCTCCAGCGCAGTCTGCTGCCGCGCCGGCTGCCCGAGCAGGACGCCCTGGACATCGCCTACAAGTACCTGCCGGCGCAGGCCGGGGTGGGCGGCGACTGGTTCGACGTACTGCCGCTGTCCGGTGCGCGGGTCGCGCTCGTGGTCGGCGACGTCGTGGGGCACGGGCTGCACGCCGCGGCCACGATGGGGCGGCTGCGCACGGCGGTGCACAACTTCTCCGCGCTCGACCTGCCGCCCGACGAACTGCTCGCGCTGCTCGACGAGTTGGTCGCCCGGATCGACCAGGACGAGGCGGAGGAGAGCGGCAACTCCCCCGTCACCGGCGCGACCTGTCTGTACGCCGTCTACGACCCGGTCTCGCGGCTGTGCACGATCGCCCGGGCCGGCCATCCGCCGCCCGCCCTCATCCACCCCGACGGCAGCGTCGAGTACCCCGACGTGCCCGCCGGTCCTCCGCTCGGCCTCGGCGGCCTGCCGTTCGAGACGGCCGACCTGGAACTCGCCGAGGGCAGCCGCCTGGTGCTCTACACGGACGGGCTCGTGGAGGACCGCGAGCGCGACATCGACGTGGGCCTCGAGCTGCTCCGCACAGCCCTGGAGCAGGCGGGACCCTCGCCCGAGGACACCTGCCGGGCGGTACTGGACGCGCGGCTGCCGGCCCGCGCCACCGACGACATCGCGCTGATCGTGGCCCGCACCCGGGCGCTCGCCGCCGACCGGATGGCCGAGTGGCAGGTGCCCGCCGACCCGGCGGCCGTGTCAGACGTCCGGGCGGCGGTGTCCCGACAGCTGGCCCTCTGGGACCTGGACGAGCTCGCGTTCACGTCGGAGCTGATCCTGAGCGAGCTCGTCACCAACGCCATCCGCTACGGCGGCGACCCCATCCATGTGCGCATGCTGTGCGACCGCACCCTGATCTGCGAGGTCTTCGACAGCAGCAGCACTTCACCGCATCTGCGATACGCGGCGATGACCGACGAGGGCGGCCGCGGCCTGTTCCTCGTCGCCCAGCTCAGCGACCGCTGGGGCACCCGGTACACCCCGGAGGGCAAGGTCATCTGGGCCGAACAGCCGTTGCCGTGA
- a CDS encoding FAD-dependent oxidoreductase: MPRPLRVAIVGAGPAGIYAADALLKSDVATEPGVSIDLFERMPAPFGLIRYGVAPDHPRIKGIITALHQVLDKPQIRLFGNVDYPTDISLDDLRAFYDAVIFSTGATADRELRIPGIELDGSYGAADFVSWYDGHPDVPRTWPLEAEKVAVLGVGNVALDVARVLAKTADELLPTEIPPNVYEGLKANKALEVHVFGRRGPAQAKFSPMELRELDHSPNIEVIVDPEDIDYDEGSIETRRGNKQADMVAKTLENWAIRDVGDRPHKLFLHFFESPTEILGEDGKVVGLRTERTALDGTGNVKGTGEFKDWDVSAVYRAVGYLSDKLPKLPWDIDSGTVPDEGGRVMQESGEHLQSTYVTGWIRRGPVGLIGHTKGDANETVSNLLDDFANDRLQTPGSPEPEAVDAFLGERGVRFTTWEGWYKLDAAEKALGEPQGRARVKLVEREDMLRESGA, translated from the coding sequence ATGCCCCGCCCCCTGCGGGTAGCCATCGTCGGAGCCGGCCCCGCCGGGATCTACGCCGCCGACGCGCTGCTCAAGTCCGATGTGGCCACCGAACCCGGTGTCTCCATCGACCTCTTCGAGCGGATGCCGGCCCCGTTCGGACTGATCCGTTACGGAGTGGCTCCGGACCACCCCCGGATCAAGGGCATCATCACGGCCCTGCACCAGGTGCTCGACAAGCCGCAGATCCGCCTCTTCGGCAACGTCGACTACCCGACCGACATCAGCCTGGACGACCTGCGCGCGTTCTACGACGCCGTGATCTTCTCCACGGGCGCGACCGCCGACCGCGAACTGCGCATACCGGGCATCGAGCTCGATGGCTCGTACGGCGCCGCCGACTTCGTCTCCTGGTACGACGGCCACCCGGACGTGCCGCGCACCTGGCCCCTGGAGGCCGAGAAGGTCGCCGTCCTCGGCGTCGGCAACGTCGCGCTCGACGTGGCGCGCGTCCTGGCCAAAACGGCCGACGAACTCCTGCCGACGGAGATCCCGCCGAACGTCTACGAGGGCCTCAAGGCCAACAAGGCGCTGGAGGTCCACGTCTTCGGCCGCCGTGGCCCGGCGCAGGCGAAGTTCTCCCCGATGGAACTGCGCGAGCTGGACCACTCCCCCAACATCGAGGTCATCGTCGACCCCGAGGACATCGACTACGACGAGGGCTCGATCGAGACCCGGCGCGGCAACAAGCAGGCCGACATGGTCGCCAAGACCCTGGAGAACTGGGCGATCCGCGATGTCGGCGACCGTCCGCACAAACTGTTCCTGCACTTCTTCGAGTCGCCCACCGAGATCCTCGGCGAGGACGGCAAGGTCGTCGGTCTGCGCACCGAGCGCACCGCCCTCGACGGCACCGGCAACGTCAAGGGCACCGGCGAGTTCAAGGACTGGGACGTCAGCGCGGTCTACCGCGCGGTCGGCTACCTCTCCGACAAGCTGCCCAAGCTGCCCTGGGACATCGACTCGGGCACGGTCCCGGACGAGGGCGGCCGGGTCATGCAGGAGAGCGGCGAGCACCTGCAGTCGACGTACGTCACCGGCTGGATCCGGCGCGGCCCGGTGGGCCTGATCGGCCACACCAAGGGCGATGCCAACGAGACGGTCTCGAACCTCCTGGACGACTTCGCGAACGACCGCCTGCAGACCCCGGGTTCGCCCGAGCCGGAGGCCGTGGACGCGTTCCTCGGTGAGCGTGGCGTCCGCTTCACCACCTGGGAGGGCTGGTACAAGCTGGACGCCGCCGAGAAGGCGCTGGGCGAGCCGCAGGGCCGCGCGCGCGTGAAGCTCGTCGAGCGCGAGGACATGCTGCGCGAGAGCGGCGCCTGA
- a CDS encoding NAD(P)/FAD-dependent oxidoreductase → MARVLVIGGGIAGTAAALALHKAGFEAEVHEAHPDSAEDIGAFLTLASNGMRALAQLDASAVVTAVGFPLTSLRVMDDTGTEMAHAPMGAASDPLLRYRCLRRGDLNTALQAEAARRGITVRHGARLASVEDGPDGVTARFADGTAATGDLLIGADGLNSAVRQSISPGTRPFYAGQYVFYGYTRAASAPGTDACITMVRGSGAAFGYAVSPDGETYWFARVTGGPLPAEELAQGTPAHWRDLLLPLLRKDTTPAAGLVAATGDDLMVTHATEIPTGTQWRSGRTLLIGDAAHAASPATGQGASMALEDAVVLAKSLRDAPDTDAALALYETLRRPRVEHNITVSGNISRGTPTPSAAARPSDEDLVRLLEWGGDLWAEHQVEKGQRFGI, encoded by the coding sequence GTGGCACGCGTACTGGTCATCGGCGGGGGCATCGCCGGTACGGCCGCGGCCCTGGCGCTGCACAAGGCGGGCTTCGAGGCCGAGGTGCACGAGGCCCATCCGGACTCGGCCGAGGACATCGGCGCGTTCCTCACCCTGGCGAGCAACGGCATGCGCGCCCTGGCCCAGTTGGACGCCTCCGCGGTGGTGACGGCGGTCGGCTTCCCGCTGACCTCGCTGCGGGTCATGGACGACACCGGCACCGAGATGGCGCACGCGCCCATGGGCGCGGCCTCCGACCCGCTGCTGCGCTACCGGTGCCTGCGCCGCGGCGACCTCAACACCGCGCTCCAGGCCGAGGCCGCGCGCCGGGGCATCACCGTCCGGCACGGCGCACGGCTCGCCTCGGTCGAGGACGGCCCCGACGGCGTCACCGCGCGCTTCGCCGACGGCACCGCCGCGACCGGCGACCTGCTGATCGGCGCCGACGGCCTGAACTCCGCCGTACGACAGTCGATCTCGCCCGGGACGCGGCCGTTCTACGCCGGCCAGTACGTCTTCTACGGCTACACACGCGCCGCGTCTGCTCCCGGCACGGACGCGTGCATCACCATGGTCCGCGGCAGCGGGGCCGCCTTCGGCTACGCGGTGTCGCCCGACGGGGAGACGTACTGGTTCGCCCGGGTGACCGGAGGCCCGCTGCCCGCCGAGGAGTTGGCGCAGGGCACGCCCGCGCACTGGCGCGATCTGCTGCTGCCGCTGCTGCGCAAGGACACCACCCCGGCCGCCGGCCTGGTCGCGGCCACCGGCGACGACCTCATGGTCACCCATGCCACCGAGATCCCCACCGGCACCCAGTGGCGCTCCGGGCGGACTCTGCTCATCGGTGATGCCGCCCACGCCGCCTCCCCCGCGACCGGCCAGGGCGCCTCGATGGCACTGGAGGACGCCGTGGTCCTCGCCAAGTCCCTGCGGGACGCGCCGGACACGGATGCCGCCCTCGCCCTCTACGAGACGCTCCGCCGCCCGCGCGTGGAGCACAACATCACCGTCAGCGGCAACATCTCCCGGGGCACCCCCACCCCCTCGGCCGCCGCCCGCCCCTCCGACGAGGACCTCGTCCGGCTCCTGGAGTGGGGCGGGGACCTCTGGGCCGAGCATCAGGTGGAGAAGGGTCAGCGCTTCGGAATTTGA
- a CDS encoding ABC transporter substrate-binding protein gives MQRRVLGLAVAVVTLAGAAGCGSSDSGSGGTSSAGGAKKTQVTVGVIPIVDVAPLYLGQKKGFFASRGIELEMVTAQGGAAIIPGVVSGQFQFGFSNTTSLMLAQTKGVPVKSVVNGAASNGKVGADVTGVLVKKDSPVKSAKDLAGRSVAVNTLQNIGDTTVRESVREDGGDPAKVKFVEIPFDQMPAALDGGRVDAAWMGEPAQTVAKAQGARVIASPFAETDPKLTVATWFTSTKIAQQNPDLVKKFTEAMTESLKYATGHPDEARQILTVYTKISGDVLTKLILPAWPPQVDTASLEKLAALGEEDGIFGGRKPDIQALFS, from the coding sequence ATGCAAAGGCGTGTGCTCGGACTTGCCGTTGCGGTGGTGACCCTCGCGGGTGCCGCCGGATGCGGATCGTCGGACTCCGGGAGCGGCGGCACCTCGTCCGCGGGCGGAGCGAAGAAAACCCAGGTCACGGTCGGTGTCATCCCCATCGTCGACGTGGCGCCGCTCTATCTCGGGCAGAAGAAGGGGTTCTTCGCCAGTCGCGGGATCGAGCTGGAGATGGTGACCGCGCAGGGCGGTGCGGCGATCATTCCCGGAGTGGTGAGCGGCCAGTTCCAGTTCGGCTTCAGCAACACCACGTCCCTGATGCTCGCGCAGACCAAGGGCGTCCCCGTGAAGTCGGTGGTCAACGGGGCTGCTTCCAACGGCAAGGTGGGGGCCGACGTCACCGGCGTCCTGGTGAAGAAGGACAGCCCGGTGAAGTCCGCGAAGGACCTGGCCGGACGCTCGGTCGCCGTGAACACCCTCCAGAACATCGGGGACACCACGGTCCGCGAGTCGGTGCGCGAGGACGGCGGCGACCCGGCGAAGGTGAAGTTCGTCGAGATCCCCTTCGACCAGATGCCGGCCGCGCTGGACGGCGGCCGTGTGGATGCCGCGTGGATGGGCGAGCCGGCCCAGACGGTCGCCAAGGCGCAGGGCGCAAGGGTCATCGCCTCGCCCTTCGCCGAGACCGACCCGAAGCTCACGGTCGCGACCTGGTTCACCTCGACGAAGATCGCACAGCAGAACCCCGATCTGGTGAAGAAGTTCACCGAGGCCATGACGGAGTCGCTGAAGTACGCGACCGGCCACCCGGACGAGGCCCGGCAGATCCTCACCGTCTACACCAAGATCAGCGGCGACGTGCTGACCAAGCTCATCCTCCCGGCCTGGCCGCCCCAGGTCGACACGGCCTCGCTGGAGAAGCTCGCCGCCCTCGGTGAGGAGGACGGCATCTTCGGCGGCAGGAAGCCGGACATCCAGGCGCTGTTCTCCTGA
- a CDS encoding peptidoglycan-binding domain-containing protein encodes MSEPPVLVCPECGAPRAADGTPSCTCAHRASEAHLESRTAEAAAAEDFDPVRIRPFVEVGDKPADPAGDPEPAGLTGDLSEVIEAGKGAEQEPSPQPPVEPPADGTPDRRRRRTVVVAAAGAAAAVLVTGGFVGGFFTYDGPSRDGSVAGGVRAGVPEAQPSSSGPSVTASSSATATSAQSSQPPSSSPSAEAGDSASPTDTATPTGIPSSAAATATSAPGPTASSSRPPVLGLGDQGPEVVELQLRLRQVGMYDGEADGDFDQQVESAVRTYQVTRFVLQDEPGVYGKATRASLESETTEP; translated from the coding sequence GTGAGTGAACCACCAGTCCTCGTCTGCCCGGAGTGCGGGGCGCCCAGGGCGGCGGACGGCACTCCCTCATGCACCTGCGCGCACCGCGCCTCCGAGGCCCACCTCGAGTCCCGTACGGCCGAGGCGGCGGCCGCGGAGGACTTCGACCCGGTGCGCATACGGCCCTTCGTGGAGGTCGGCGACAAACCGGCGGATCCGGCCGGCGATCCCGAACCGGCGGGCCTGACAGGGGACTTGAGCGAGGTCATCGAGGCCGGGAAGGGCGCGGAACAGGAGCCTTCTCCGCAGCCGCCCGTGGAGCCCCCGGCCGACGGCACGCCGGACCGTCGGAGACGGCGGACGGTCGTCGTCGCCGCGGCGGGAGCGGCCGCCGCCGTCCTGGTCACGGGTGGCTTCGTCGGCGGGTTCTTCACCTACGACGGCCCTTCACGGGACGGTTCCGTGGCCGGCGGCGTGCGCGCCGGTGTACCTGAGGCGCAGCCGTCGTCGAGCGGCCCGTCCGTCACCGCTTCTTCTTCTGCTACGGCTACCTCGGCACAGTCGTCGCAGCCGCCCTCCTCCTCGCCGAGCGCGGAGGCCGGCGACAGCGCGTCCCCGACGGACACCGCCACCCCGACCGGGATCCCGTCGAGCGCGGCCGCCACCGCCACGTCGGCCCCGGGCCCGACTGCGTCGAGCAGCCGGCCCCCTGTCCTCGGTCTCGGCGACCAGGGGCCCGAGGTCGTCGAACTCCAGCTCCGCCTCCGGCAGGTCGGCATGTACGACGGGGAAGCCGACGGCGACTTCGACCAGCAGGTCGAGAGCGCGGTGCGCACCTACCAGGTCACCCGCTTCGTCCTTCAGGACGAGCCCGGCGTGTACGGCAAGGCGACGCGCGCCTCACTCGAGTCCGAGACCACGGAGCCGTGA